Below is a genomic region from Periplaneta americana isolate PAMFEO1 chromosome 7, P.americana_PAMFEO1_priV1, whole genome shotgun sequence.
ACCCATTCACGAGGAAGAAGAAATCGATCACCAAAATGGAGAAAGTAATGTTGGTAGTGAAGTtatgccaccaccaccaccttcgtGCAGTAAAAAACAAGCGAAAACTAGAAAAACAGCtgatgtctttgatcaaactttTGAAACATATTCAGGGGAGTCAAAGAAAAAGAAATGCCCTGAGAATGAGCTGGATAATCCAGATTTGCTTTTCCTTAGAAGCCTTTTACCTGAAATGTCAAAACTGACACCTGCTCAGAAAAGTCACTTCAAAATTAGTATTCTACAACATTTGAACAGCTTATTGTACAGTTCATCTTCTAGTGTTTCATGTCCTCCCAGTGAGTTCTATTGCTCCTCTGCCTCTTCATATGTTCAAAATATGAACGCAGCCCATTCCAGCTCGTCTTCAATTGCTTCCACACCACATCCTTCCCCAAGTGATGGAAATGTATACGAGAATTCTGAtcctaattttattaatattccaaGACAATTTTCGTAACTTTTGGGTTTGGCATTCATATATGATGTCATTCACGATTTAGTATGACCTGTCaatgattacaaaataataaattagggTTAAATGTATATGGAGTAAGTGAACTATGTAAAATATATCATACTGCTGTTAcagtaatattgaaataaataatttttaaacttattttgcagAAAATTGTTAAAACTGTTTTCTGTAAATATATTAGAAGTTCGCTACTTACCATAATGTAATTAACAGCCGTTCATCAGCCCTCACAGCCTTTCTATAATTTTGTGTCAATCTTCCTGAAGAGAGATGATGTCAATTGAAGAAGTTCTTGACCAGGTATGTATGTAATATAGCTCAGAATgaaactgttacaactcaaaaaattcatgctctaccgactgagctacccaggaacttcgcccgacacagtctcaatttttccctttacatccacatatctcgagtgggctgacaagatgccagaaacccacattgagtgcacacaaactctgtatgatttgaaattatggttttctgttaatgtacctacagtaacATATGTATTGTGCAAATCTAGCTTCcacctgtgaagcagatttgaataatttcaagggagctttacctgaaatctatatttgcataatacactggcgacaaaaaatttgggacacttgaattttactttgtaaatgtATCCAATAGGtcaccaatatgttttaaatcgtgattaataagattataatcttactataaaataaaataaaatgaacatgaCTTCATAACACCAAAAATTACCAATAATAATGCCAATTGTTATCACACTCTGCAtaagcaaaattttgttcaaatctaGATTGTGATGTTATTGTTGGTAATTGTTGGTGGTATGAAGTTATAACCATTTCCGTTTTCAGTCTATGTTACGTTTGTAatcgtataattaaattaatcaccATTTAAAACGTATTGgtgatattttaaatacaaagtaaaattcaagtgtccaaaatttaaattttttgtccACCAGtgtatatacgttactgtagataagttaacagaaaaccacaatttcaagccacacagagtttgtgtgcactcaatctcggtttctggcatcttgtcagcccacttgaggtatatggatataaagggaaaaattgagacatgTCAGAtgaagttcctgagtagctcagtcggtagagcattggcgcgctcagccaaaggtcccgggatcgtaTTTTAATTCCTCAGATTGTGAAAAAACAGAAGTGAACGGCAAtctaacagaaatgttaaaaatattttttataggcCATGTCGATATCCATCCACAGAAATCGTAAAAAAATCTGCTACAGTACAGCCATATAAATATGGAATGATTTTTCCTATCCTTGTCTACATAAAAAAGTAATgtacatattatttatatattttaagaaacCTCTTCCTTACCAACATTTGTATCAACGATAATTGGTTTCGGAGCCAACAAGGGTGATTATTACCAGTACACTACCGAGAACACAATGAAATAAAATCTTGAAGTAAACTTCTTTAGCACCACAATAGTCTCCCCTTTATTTGTATGTAAAAGTAAGAAAACAGTTGAgtattttctgagtacagttatTTTACTAATGAATGTCTTAAATGAGGACAGAAAGTGACTACTACAGTAGTTCAGACCTTGAAAGCAGAGAGTCATTACTGCGAAGTGTGAACTCTCCATTTTAAAGCTAACAATACtgaaacttgtaatattacaatcCACATTACTAATGCTAACACATCATATTCATAAACTGCATCTTCCATACTAAACTGCTCCAGAAATTTGAGTGGcgatttgaaataacaataaatttctgGACACTTCATGTTGGGTCTATTATAACCATAAATACACTGCATTGCACCTTCAAATGTGTACCTGAAGTAGCTGATGTCAGTTAACCACTTCAGCCAAATAGGTACATTTTTCAGAATCACAAAGAAACCGGAAAATAGCATCAGTGCAACATTTGTACAGGGAATCAAGAACATtcccatctgaaaaaaaaatgttcagtatTAATCATCTTTTCGTATTATAATCTATTTTGTggaattcagatatcttggagcaacaataacaaatataaacgacactcgggaggaaattaaacacagaataaatatggaaaaagcctgttattattcggttgtgaagcttttgtcatctagtctgctgtcaaaaaaatgaaagttagaatttataaaacagttatattacaagttgttctgtatggttgtgaaacttgaactctcactttgagagaggaacagagattaagagtatttgagaataagattcttaggaaaatttttggggctaagagggatgaagttacaggagaatggagaaagttatacaacacagaactgcatgcattgtattcttcacctgacataattaggaacattaaattcagacatttgagatgggcagggcacgtagcaagtatgggcgaattcagaaatgcatatatatagtgttagttgggaggctggagggaaaaagacctttggggaggccgagacgtagatgggaggataatattaaaatgggtttgagggaggtaggatgtgatggtagggactggattaatcttgctcaggataggaactgatggcaggcttatgtgaggacagccatttgtaagtaagtaatctattTTGTGGAGCAAAGTGTGTAAAAGTAGTATTTTAATAGGTACCGTATTTTAAATTTGGGAGTTCAGATAATACTGATTTTTCTTAACATATTGCCATTATTAGTAAAAGGGGAAAGTGGTGAGATTTGATCCTACCCCAATTGTGGAAAATTTAGTTtctggtattttaaattttaattttgcctgCATTAGTTTCTTCCCTTCATTTTTAGTATTTTGAGTAACACCACATGAGAACAAAGATTATTTCTGGCTTTGAAGAACAAAGAAATTGTTTGctactttctacattttttttttttttttttttggtaagtgAATTATCCATTTTATGTTGtaaataatcaatcaatcttcttaatgtatccagctgtttgctgacaacataaagtccactatagtccactgtagtctattcagttgttgttttatgttgtaaataactataaactgaaatatatgatataatttatggcttttaagaagtTAAATGCAAGTGGAATTCTGAAAATATGTTGAGGTTAAACATTACCcacatgtgtgtgtttttttttttttttttttttttttttttttttttttttttttgagacaaagaggcaaatataataccaaaaggATTGAAGTATGGTGTCAGTCCAATGCAGAAGCAAAATCCTTGCGGAGAGACTTGATCCACTCCAGTATGAGAGATTTGATTCAGGATCAAGTATCTTCAATGTATCTTAAACAAAAAGGATTTTTCTGATAATGTGTACTCTTGAAGGTATGGGTCGTGTATACGAAACTATCAATGCTAGAAACATGGAGCTTGCGGTGAAAAGTTGTCTTGACGGAAATACCTTCAGAGGTGCTGCAAAAGAGTTTCAGGTTCCTGTAATAACTTTAAACGTTATGTTCGGAAGCAAAAacacaagaaaatgaaatatactCCAACGTATAacaaagttcaggtgttttcttCTGAAGAAGAACT
It encodes:
- the LOC138703124 gene encoding uncharacterized protein, whose protein sequence is MSEEKINIRLIEAVEKFPIIYDYTLPGHSNKDDLDKAWHEVSKEANLNVGTCKEKWRSVRNCWARHLRNIPASGSAAKTRKPYYLADYLIFLTPFTKLRSQSGNFEFSQMIEDPSSPSDELSIKEEAPIHEEEEIDHQNGESNVGSEVMPPPPPSCSKKQAKTRKTADVFDQTFETYSGESKKKKCPENELDNPDLLFLRSLLPEMSKLTPAQKSHFKISILQHLNSLLYSSSSSVSCPPSEFYCSSASSYVQNMNAAHSSSSSIASTPHPSPSDGNVYENSDPNFINIPRQFS